The Panthera tigris isolate Pti1 chromosome E3, P.tigris_Pti1_mat1.1, whole genome shotgun sequence genome segment ATGTGTCCAAAATTATGGTATCAGATGCAAATCCTAGGTACAATTTGCAGATGGCAGTCAAAGTAGCCTAGAGCTTGGAGAAAGACTGGCAATTATGCATTTCCAATCTGCCCCAACTTCCTAGGATGAGGAACTCCACTTATCTATGGGTAGATGAATAACTTGGACTTTAGAAGAAAAACCCCTCCACTTCAATAATTTAATTGAAATCAGTGAGGCCAAGATCCTTACAGAGTCTCGAGAGAGAAGAGTCAACAGCTCTGGGACTCTCTCAGGGAAGAACGATGTCAGAATGGTAGGACCTATTCTGggaatcaaacaagaaaaataaataggtatgGTTTAGAGAGTTAACTGTTTGAACAGGAATTAAAATATCAAGGGATGGAAAGCTAGCTGTTTAGAGATAGGTAAAAAGATAGTAATTAGTTGAAACCCAAGATATTTCCGAAGAATGTGCAAGAAAACTTTTGGCGGGGGggctaacaaaacaaaacagactgcATTCCTTAAACCTCACTTGGAAGGACCATTTTCTGTGTCAACTCAGACCAAGTATTTTGTGAGACAGATAacaataatgaatgaaaattgtAATCTTCCCCTGCCAGTGAAACCAAAATGATACAAAgattaaattttgtctttatatGTCCCTATCAGAACttatttctaggggcacctgggtggctcagtcagttgagtgtccgacttcggctgaggtcacgttCTCACACctcttgagttcgaaccccgtgtcaggctctgtgctgacagcttagggtctggagcctgcttgggattctgtgtctgcctctctctctgcccctcctacactctctctcaaaaacaaaaacaaaaaaaacccattaaaaaaaaaaaaagaacttctttctAAATTCAGCTACTAACCACTGAAGTAAGACACAGCTGGAATCCGCAACCTTTTTCGTAAGCTAGATCTATGCTTACCATAATTTTGCTACCCCCCTCCTGCAAATAATAGAGTTATGTACATATTAGAGTTTCCTTTGGTCTTCCTGGAAGAAAAGActaggaggaaagggaaaaactgcTGATTGGCTTTCATGCTGGTTCTGCATGAGTCTTTCAATaaggtttccatttatttattatgtgaatatatattcatataatacaTAACCATATAACTGTAATGGTCTCTTTTAGAATAGTGTTTTTGTTCCTGAAACAGCAGGATAGTTTGGCTTGGGGCTTTGTGGTCCATTATAGTTGACAGACATTAATCTACCACATAATGACTTTTGGGTGAACAATTCCAGTGGTAGTAAAACCGTAAAATGATTGTTATAATAGGTCCTGTAATGAGgaccttttttattaaaattaaagctcATTACACTTAAACTCAGAGTTGATCAGACGTAGGAAACTGTagtacaatgaaataaaaaggggcaaaaatgaaagcaaaacgtGCACTTGATGATGCTATGCAGCAAATGGTCAGACAATGCAACATTTCTGTGTAAACCTGGAAATCAGGGCAAGTAAAACTGAATGCAACTGGACTTTATGATGGAGACTTCTGGGTTGTCAGAGTCTATGAAGTGGTCAATTGTGACAAGGTATACCAACAGCTGTAGCTGCAGATCAGAGAACCCCATGACCAGGACAAAAGAGATCCAGCAAAGCTTAAGGTCATGCAGTGTCTTCCaaggaaatttaaatgtaatatgaCTAAAAAGGCCATTCTCTTTCTACTACAGCACTCTACCTCCATGTGATTCTCCAGGTTGCTCTGCATAGGGCTATGTTCGATTAATTAGAGACGGTAAAGTAAACAATGATCTTTTCCCGGATACCTCCATCTGTTGATTCCATTTTCACGTACCACCTTTGCACCAAGTGAAAGTCACCTGTACTATACGTCATTGTGGAGATCAAGtaacttttaccattttttattaaTCAGAAGTTTCTGAAGCAAATATATATGCCCTGATATTTTACCTGTTCCAGCAATGCTGTTTGCTTTTCCAGAGCTacacaaatattttcatcaatttgCTCTGAAGTTTTCATGCGCttaacatgttcttttttttctgaaaacatcCTCTTCTTTTGATTATGGCCTTGGGGAAATGGAAAGATCAGAGGTAAAAACATTCCTTCTAAGGAAAGAAACAGGGGAATTCTCTAATCTAGTGACCAAAATGTGACCAAGGCAGCATTTTTTAGCAAATGTAATTGTATAAAACTTCCGACAAActaatcccccccccaaaaatgatTGTTTTTAGGTAGGGTTCTGGTCTCAGATGCACTTTCCCTTCAACCTTATTTAGTGCCTATTTAACACCAACAAAAACTGAATTATAGCATTTAATCCTCTAGTTACTTAAGTGATCTTacagtatttttataaagttacTTAGGCAGTCTGACCTATTTTAATATgtgatactattattatttttaattttaaatccatCTTGTTTAATCATCACTATGAAGCCTAGACAAGAACACAAAATTTCTCCTACGAAATcagttttttcttatatttcattaACCTACAAAAACATTCTACTTCTAACGAAATTTACTTTTGCTATTTGATTTGGTAGCTCTAGAACATCACTGGTTAATTATTTGATGTTTCTCTGTCACtctatgcacacacatgtatatcaCATGTATATGCTCATGTGTATATACCCTTATTACCTATCAGCTTATACTTGGCATATGATTTCCAGGTCAATTCTATGGAAAGAAATGAGTTCaccaatgattaaaaaaaaaaacacactcttTCAAGTAGCCTCCTTATTAAcctaataaataaatcttcaaaataagaaaagatgtaggggtgcctgggtggctcagtcaaatgagcatccaacttcgactcaggtcacgagctcacagttcatgaattcaagccccacgttgggctctgtgctgacaactcggagcctggagcctgcttcggattctgtgtctctctttctccctctgcccctaccccactcgtgctgtctctcaaaaataaataaacattaaaaaaattaaaaaaaaaaaaagagatgtagaTGAAATAAACCAAACAACTGCCTTAAAccaccttttgatttttttgtactCTTAAGGGAAAGCGACTGATTCCTTCTTTGccagaatttattttcctttggatatgGAGAATACTATTTCCCCCTCCTCACGCTAAATGGTTCAGAAACAAGATACTCTAAAACAATTATCATTATTTACTCTTTCTCTTGACTATATGTAGTCTACTGTTTCTACATCTGAGGctaaaaaaatcccccaaaaggAAAATGACTCATTTCTCCAAAAGATGCTTAAGTATGCACTTACTGTTATTACTAACTGTGTCGAGTGCTGATGGCCACGTTGAGTCTGCATTGTCACAATTTGAAACGCTGGAATGACCGGTTCTACAGGATTCGTCACTTTTCAACATGTCAGCAGGACAGTTACTGGAGATGACTGAATTCACCAACTTAGGTATTTTATCAAAAGGCACAAAATGGGTATCTGAACTTAAAATGTCACTTTGTCTTTTATCATGTGACTCGGAAATGGAGTTCGTTTCTAAATGGGAAACGATCTTGTCGATTCTCTTATCATCCAAGGTGTTTACTGTAGATTTTGGTATTGGAACCATACCACTGCATAAACTGGACGGACAACAAATGGATTTCAGATCACAATCCTCTTCACGTTGTTCAAAATAGGACCTTGTTACATCTGTCTGACATTCCAAATGATTTTTAGAAGTGTTTTGTGAATCTTTTGTCTCTTGTGTAAAGGGTTTCCCAGAAGATTCTATTGTTTTACTTGGCTTTTGGGAAGCGCACACAACTTGTTCTTGAGTGTATTCTGATCTTGTTTCTGAATCAACAGTTTCTAGTGGTTTCATTACATTCTGAGACAAAACTTTACTTTTCACCGAGCATACTGAATTTTTATTAGAGTCCAGCAAGGAAGCAGCATTTTCAGACTGTCCATATATGCTAGTTACGACACTGGTATTTGAATTCTGATTACCACTTGATATATTATTCCCACTTGCTGTTTTCAGTGCTTCGACATTCTTTGACTTATTCAGGATTTCTACTTGCTTCCGGCAACTTGCAGGCattgtttttttggcttttagtATCTTCCGCTTACTTCTATCTGGACTTACCATCTTTTATATCCTAGAATTTAAAATACCATGTTTAAGTACTTCTCTCTAATAGacaaaagcttatttatttgcaGTACTAAAATTAGGTTCAGACTATCTCTGAAGAGTCAGgtaattttcttgaaaattacaTCCATTTCCATCTGTCATTAAAATGtacaagtaattttaattttattctataaatCTAAACTATGTAAAACTCAGACTACATATTGCCAGTAAGCCTCTACTTGATACTAAGTCTGATAATTTTATCTGGCCACTTTTTGTGGTATTACTTCACTGCTGTAGCCATTAAAGTTTGGTGTCAACAATCCAAACAGGCCATACTTTACATAATCTAAAGACTGAATTgcatttcttcataaaaacaaaactcaatgtTTTGCAAAGAATTTTGGATTTTCTCCACGTAATGGCACCTTCTTAAAGCCTTCCTAATGttcaaatttccaaaataaatggtACTGCGGGAGTAATTCCCAGTAGgagtataaaataaatgctaaagatACACAACGTGATGCCAGTTCAAACAAGAAAGCCGATTTaggttttataataataatttctcataatttaagaaaaatctacataagagagaaaaatatcttcGTGTTTCTCAGTATCTATATCAAGTCTGATCTAAACTGCAGGTAGGTAAATGGTTTAAAGGAAAGAACTCTGCCAAGTGACAATCAAAGgcataataaaagcaaaagaatatagatatatataatatatacggGCATGGTAGATCAGTTATCTAGCAAACTATAGAGAACTTATTAAACTGAAAGAATCTAAGACTTTTTAAGGAACAAACGACACAGTCAAAACTACCTAAgtaattttgtcatttgtaaCTATATTCTTACCTGAagcttttatcctttttattcACTATTTCATATGATCAGGAACAGTTCCAGGATTTGTGAGACCTGAAGGTTGAGGTGAATAGTTATTTaatagcaagaaaaaagaaatcagaacaaattcaaattaaaaaaaaaacaaacctgtaatgtataaataaacatcacaaaatccagaaaaaatagCATACTTTCATTAATCAAGGCCCTGATACAATATAGGATCCTGTTTTGCCTCTATTACTGAATATCTGCCTCTTTGTGAACATAATTTTTGCAGTATTTCCCATAGAAAGAATGATCAAACCAAGGCTTTCTTCCAgcatggttaatttttttttttttttaacgtttatttgctttagagagagaacacaagcaggggatgggcagagagagggaaacacagaatctgaagcaggctccaggctctgagctgtcagcagagtccgacatggggcttgaacccatgggtTCATCAATGAACCCATGAACAGTTcgttgatcccacgaactgtgagatcatgacctcagctgaagtcagacacttaaccgactgagccatccaggcgcccctatggtgaAGTTTTAATTGAACAtgctatgttattttttttttaacaaagagagaAGTTCTTTTGATTGGAAATCCATGAGAGCTATATCCTCTACTTAGATTTTTAAACATGAGGTAACTGGAAAGTCTTCCTGACTACCTTCTGGCTTCATAAATTTCAATTTGTGGCTTCTTTACTCCTCACATATTTCAGGTGCTAGGCACTGAAGACCACATTCCCATCACGATCAGGCCAACAGGCAATAATTACCTACACTCAAAAGTGACTATGAACCACAAATGTATTCTATTAAACCCACACTAAGGATATCCTTAATCACAATCTGCCTGAAGCTGTTCTACTGCCAGGTGACACAGAGGTAAGGGGAAatgaagatgaagagagacagtAGTCTTAAATGATTAcagcatcttattttttaaaatcttacaaaaactTCCAACCATGTGAATACACTGCCATGGTCCTTTCTCATGGCCTTTAGAGAAGGCCAAAAATAGTGAAAAGCCCTGAAAACTTTGGGGGAAATATGCCCCTCCATATGATGCATCCAAAAGGCATGTAATATCCATTAATTATGAAATACAACAATTTGAAAGTACTgaatatttttggggtgcctggctggctcagtcagaagagcatgtgactcttgatctcggggttgtgagtttaagccccacccTGGGtgcagggattacttaaaaaataccgAATACCTTTGAACCACCCACCACTCATTCAATCAAGTACTACCAGTAACTTTCATTTACTTAAGTTTCCCTATACCATGTCTCCTCCCTGGTACCCATTCTAAGATAATTCTATATCCTAAGTTTTGAGTTTATACTTCTATTACCCTTTGTAAGTTAGTTTCATTGTAAATGTCATGTGTAAACAGtacagtttaattttgctttagagTAACTTATAGTTTTCTAACACTTGTTCCTTCATGAATATCCCAGACTCATCCACACAATTGTATATAGCAATAATTCATACATTTTAATGGCATTATAATGACCGATTGGGTCAATATAACAAAacttgtttatttacttctctACGAAGATATCTGAGTCActtctagctttctttttctgaCGAATACTTGTTTCAAGGGGGCATATCTGTATAAATTTTTTGAGTGGATCTGTTGGGTAGCAGGTAAGATATACAAATGTTCAACTTTTCAAGATagacaaattattttccaaagcaggTATACCAATCTACATCTCTATGGGCAATATATGAGAGTTACCACTATCCAAATCCCCTCAAGCCTTTGGTATTGCCAGACTTAATTTTTATCAATCTACctggatatagatatatatcccaactgtctttatttgcatttccctaattactaGCATCTTCTCATGTTGATTGGCTATACAgctttctttatctgcaaaattcctggttatatcttaattttttttttgactgggttttttctaaagcttatttatattttttgagacagggacagcgtcagtgggggaggggcagagagaggattccaagcaggctccatgctgtccccacagagcccaaactggggctcaaactcctccGAAATaattacctgagcagaaactaagagttgggatgcttaatcgactgagccattcaggcgccctgGGTTGTCCTTTCTTATTTACATATTAAGAAAACTTAATAGATTATGAATAATAATCCTTTGTCaaccatttgttgaatgagttaCAAGTATCTTGGATATTCCTAATTTTTATATtgacaaatttctttctttttttcttttatggctaaAGTTTAATCTCCCTTGAGAAATCCTTTCCCACCCCCATGGTAATGTATGAAATAATAAGGCCCACTGGAGGTACAGAAGCCTTCTTCCGAATAGGTTATCTCGGGACATGGACCTGTAGCGTGGCTGCGTTAACTATAAAAGTATATGATATAAATGCAGGCCTGAGTGAGCATATAATAGAAATACTCgctcagaattatttttaaagtttataaacaTGAGAAAATGGGTCATTAACTGCAACTTGCTCGTTGATAAAATTTAGGGCACTAAAGAGAGACAAATCACTTCTGTATCAGTATGCTTAGAGAGAAATAAGTAACACTGCCAGTAAAGGGCTCAGGGAATTTAAGTACTGGTAACTATCTAAAAGGTAAACTAGAGTTTACATGTTGTAGAGAGGTTTAGTGAAATTTATTACTGGtagattaaaacttaaaaaattgtaattggGGATCCCTCCCATCACCAGAGCTCCTGACACTCTTCAACCTTGAATCCTGTGCTTCAATCCTTTGCTGTCAAATAAACCACATTTGACACATCATTGGAATCGTGGTACTGTTCTGCAGCATAAGGATGGAAAAGAGAAGTCATCTATATTACCTCAAGTTTTAAAGACCTGTCTTTTgcaatttaagtctttaatccatctaGAACTGATTTTAGAATGTACTGGAAGGAAGGAATCCAAATTCGTTTTTCCCTCAGGTGTATAATTATTTGTTGGACAGTATCctgttaatttttaactttaaaaacataatgtcTCTTTTATTTATCTGATGATGTAACTCCTTCTGAACATACTGTTGTTCATCCCATCAATTTTAGATGTCTCTTGTAAAACTTACTGATTTTGGTCTAATGAATCTTTCAATATAATTTAATCAAATTACATGTAATATAAATGCCATTAAAGCTTTAATTTATATTGGTGTTATGCCTCTCTGATTTTCACAGCTTTTTGCTGCTACgttttcctttctgttatttGTGATCTCCATATTATGCTTCACTATGGaaatgtcctttttattttttgttctttttttaaggtctACACATGCTTTCCAATTCCatggattttagtatatttaaaagttttccgggacgcctgggtggctcagtcggttaagcggccgacttcggctcaggtcacgatctcgcggtccttgagttcgagccccgcgtcgggctctgggctgatggctcggagcctggagcctgcttccgattctgtgtctcccgctctctctgaccctcccccgttcatgctctgtctctctctgtctcaaaaataaataaacgttaaaaaaaaaaaaaattaaaaaaaaaaagttttccaaaagcATTTCAGCCAATGTTTCAGTAACCACTGAAGtacaaaatgaaacattatttgaatatacattattaaaacaaatatccaaagggagactggctggctcagttggaagatcatgtgactcttgatctctgggttgaaGTTGGAGCCCAACTTTGGGTATAGagagtatttaaaaagtatttgaattTTACATCCCGGATTTTACCCTACTTTAATGTTATATATACTTTCAAGAATAATTTTGGATATTTACATTCTGGTTCAGAGCCAaacttggctattatgaataaactGCTACAAACACGCATGTGTCAGTTTTTGCGTGgacttgttttaatttctcttgggtatatacccattGGAATTGCTGCGACATACTCTAACTCCatatttaactttctgagaaaggctgttttccaaagcatcTAGACAAATTTACATTTACACCAGGAGTGAATGACAGATCTCGTTTTAGGATCACTTCCTCAACACTCACTATGATCTCTTTCCTAGTATACTCATCTTGGTGAGGGTGATGTGAtactcattttcatttccctgatggttgcTAATGCTGCTTACTGGCCACGTTTATCTTGTTTATTCAGCacattttccactttaaaattgggttatttgcctTATTATTAACTTataagagctctttgtatattctagatttCAGTATCTTTTCACATATGATTTGAAAACTTCTCACACTCTGTAGAtgtcttttcaatttcttgaTATGCTTTGAAAACCtcgagtttttaattttgataatgtcCACTTTAGTTTTTTacttgttgcttgtgcttttgctgTCATATCTAAGGAATCACTGCTTAATCCAGGGTCATGACTATTTActgttgtttaaaaattttatagctttatttcttgaaatccattttaatttatatatagtatcaagGGGGtccatttattcttttgcatgtggacatttgttccagcaccatttgaaAAGGCcattctttcccccactgaattgTTTTGGCGCTCTTGTCAAAACCCAATTCATTTCAATGTTAAGGCATATTTAAAGGTTCTCAATTTTATCCCATTGACATATaggtctgtccttatgccagtaccacagaGTCTCAATTACTGTAGGTTTCTGCTAAGTTTTAAATTTAGGATGTGAGTCCTCAACTTTGTTTGTTTTGGCgtggtggggacagggggatTGTTTGGACTGAGTTCCTTGACTGTGTATATGAATTTCAGGACCAGATTaacaatttctgcaaagaagcctactggattttgataggggttgtgTTCAACCTATAGATCAATTTAGGGAATATTGCTACctcaattctaccaaacattctgatccatgaacatggaagtctttccatttttagatctttaatttctttcaaaagcatttcatagtttttagagctttgtacttctttttgatgttatttaattgaaactatttttcttaatttcatttctgtattGTTTGTTGCAAGTACATGGAAATTCAACAGAATATTGTATATTGATCTTGCCTGCAACATTGTTGACCTTGTTTTTATCTCTAGTTTTTTAAGGCTTCTTTAGAATTTTCCACAAGTAAGATCCTGTCATATGTcagtagttttatttcttccttcctagtcatgatgccttttatttcattttcttgcctatcCTAACTAGAAACTCCAGTATAATGTAGAACAGAAGTGGTGAGAACAGACATCCTCATTTTATTTGGACTCAGGGGATAACCTTTACTCTGTAACCATTTttgtataatgttagctgtgtaTTTTTCACAGATAACCTTTATCAGGATAAGGAATTTCCCAACTATCTTTACTTTGTTGAGTGTTCTTGTCATAGAGGAGCATCGGATTTTGTCAGAGAATGTTTCATCATCTATTAACATAATCATATGGCTTTGTTCTCTATTCCACTGATACATTATTGTATTTTTGGATGtgaaaccaaccttgcattcctgggataaatcccacttgctcatggtgtataatcttttCTGTGTTGCTGGATtgaattttttagtgttttgttgatgatttttgcatttatattcataagagatattgttctgtagttttcttgtggtgtctttgtctgattttgttaTCAGAGGAATACTGGCTTCCCAGAATTagggaagtgttccttcctcttgtatttcttaaaagaacttattaaaaattggtatttttaaatgtcttgtagaaCTCAATAAACCCATTTGTGACTGGGCTCTTCTTTGCCTTCTAATTCAATCCCTTTActtgttataggtctgttcaggttttctatttcttcctgagtcaGGTTTGTTCATTTGTGTCTCTAGCAATTTGTCTGTTTCAACTACTTAACTGACTGGTATACAAGTGAGTTGTtctattctcttatttatttttttaacttctggaaGGTCAGT includes the following:
- the ATF7IP2 gene encoding activating transcription factor 7-interacting protein 2 isoform X4; protein product: MVSPDRSKRKILKAKKTMPASCRKQVEILNKSKNVEALKTASGNNISSGNQNSNTSVVTSIYGQSENAASLLDSNKNSVCSVKSKVLSQNVMKPLETVDSETRSEYTQEQVVCASQKPSKTIESSGKPFTQETKDSQNTSKNHLECQTDVTRSYFEQREEDCDLKSICCPSSLCSGMVPIPKSTVNTLDDKRIDKIVSHLETNSISESHDKRQSDILSSDTHFVPFDKIPKLVNSVISSNCPADMLKSDESCRTGHSSVSNCDNADSTWPSALDTVSNNSHNQKKRMFSEKKEHVKRMKTSEQIDENICVALEKQTALLEQVKHLIRQEIYSVNYKLFDNKLKELTERIGRTQCRNKHEAVADELFAKISKLQRRIKTVLQTQKNCLEPNVLTNNTACKVTNSETNLDKSPESVSSPDKRKTSVNSESANPSQNASEKINLSRKHDAVSESNNDDVMLISVESPNLTAPITSNPTDTGKPTSGNSNSLPNAETEVQKVQYPPWSHPQKRFQPQKRQPQWHKMQPRLLSPLSTCRLSQNHHHCCPSL